In a single window of the Agrobacterium vitis genome:
- the hslU gene encoding ATP-dependent protease ATPase subunit HslU: MTTFSPREIVSELDRYIIGQNDAKRAVAIALRNRWRRQQLDESLRDEVMPKNILMIGPTGVGKTEISRRLAKLAGAPFIKVEATKFTEVGYVGRDVEQIIRDLVEIGIGLIKEKKRLEVEAKAHAGAEERVLDALVGATASPATRDSFRKKLRAGELDDKEIDIEVAETSSGMPGFEIPGMPGANVGILNLSDMFGKAMGGRTKKVRTTVKTSYADLIRDESDKLIDNELIQREAVKSVENDGIVFLDEIDKIANREGAMGAGVSREGVQRDLLPLVEGTTVATKYGPVKTDHILFIASGAFHVSKPSDLLPELQGRLPIRVELKALTKEDFRRILTETEASLIRQYIALMATEKLDLEFTEDAIDALADVAVNLNSSIENIGARRLQTVMERVLDDISFNAPDRGGAKVMIDSAYVREHVGEIAADADLSRYIL, encoded by the coding sequence ATGACAACTTTTTCACCCCGCGAAATCGTCTCGGAACTCGACCGCTATATCATCGGTCAGAACGATGCAAAGCGTGCCGTGGCGATTGCGCTGCGCAACCGCTGGCGCCGCCAGCAGCTCGATGAGAGCCTGCGCGACGAAGTCATGCCCAAAAATATCCTGATGATCGGCCCGACCGGCGTCGGCAAGACCGAAATTTCCCGGCGCCTCGCCAAGCTGGCCGGCGCACCCTTCATCAAGGTCGAGGCCACAAAATTCACCGAGGTCGGCTATGTCGGCCGCGACGTGGAGCAGATCATCCGTGATCTCGTGGAAATCGGCATCGGCCTGATCAAGGAAAAGAAGCGGCTGGAGGTGGAAGCGAAGGCCCATGCCGGTGCCGAGGAACGGGTGCTGGATGCGCTGGTCGGCGCCACCGCCTCTCCTGCCACCCGTGATAGTTTCCGCAAGAAGCTGCGGGCCGGAGAGCTGGACGACAAGGAAATCGATATCGAGGTTGCAGAGACAAGCTCCGGCATGCCGGGCTTTGAGATTCCCGGCATGCCGGGGGCCAATGTCGGCATTCTCAACCTCTCCGACATGTTTGGCAAAGCGATGGGTGGCCGCACCAAAAAGGTCCGCACCACCGTCAAGACCTCCTATGCCGATCTGATCCGCGACGAATCCGACAAGCTGATCGACAATGAGCTGATCCAGCGTGAAGCGGTGAAGTCGGTTGAAAACGACGGCATCGTCTTCCTGGACGAAATCGACAAGATCGCCAACCGCGAAGGCGCCATGGGCGCCGGTGTGTCCCGTGAAGGTGTGCAGCGCGACCTTCTGCCCCTGGTGGAAGGCACCACAGTTGCCACCAAATACGGGCCGGTGAAGACCGACCACATCCTGTTTATCGCATCGGGCGCCTTCCATGTCTCCAAACCATCCGACCTCCTGCCGGAATTGCAGGGCCGGTTGCCGATTCGCGTTGAGCTAAAGGCGCTGACCAAGGAGGATTTCCGCCGGATTCTGACGGAAACCGAGGCCAGCCTCATTCGTCAATACATCGCGCTGATGGCCACGGAAAAACTGGATCTCGAATTTACCGAGGACGCCATCGACGCGCTGGCGGATGTTGCCGTCAACCTCAACAGCTCGATTGAAAATATCGGTGCGCGACGGTTGCAGACGGTAATGGAGCGGGTGCTCGACGACATTTCCTTCAACGCGCCGGATCGCGGCGGTGCGAAAGTGATGATCGATTCGGCCTATGTGCGCGAGCATGTCGGCGAAATCGCCGCAGATGCGGATCTTTCGCGCTATATTCTGTGA
- a CDS encoding DUF1402 family protein codes for MEMVRRLALVFILSVSSAFSAAFVPEIQAAEVRMVPAGNRNAEQPPIPGASKQRTKETKTTFDLKYEKIRDLLIKDRQLIGKIKKTAAAYNIDPIHIVGALVGEHTYNVDAYDTLQSYYVKAASYAGHTFRFAYDGEDVDDFVARPEFAACAELKDSAKLWTCRENVWEDKFQGKRVGNKSFPNNRFSAVFFQPFYAGQTFGLGQINPLTALMLTDMVHQTSGYPKLDEKDAAGLYKAIMDPDTSLAYIAAIIRKSIDDYKTYANVDISNNPGLTATLYNVGNSEARARALGRRGGLPEENYYGWLVNDRLKELEGLL; via the coding sequence ATGGAAATGGTGCGTCGCTTAGCTCTGGTCTTTATTCTCTCGGTTTCATCCGCTTTTTCCGCCGCCTTCGTGCCGGAAATCCAGGCTGCCGAGGTGCGGATGGTGCCTGCGGGCAATCGCAATGCCGAACAGCCGCCCATTCCCGGTGCATCGAAGCAGCGCACCAAGGAAACCAAGACCACCTTCGATCTGAAATACGAGAAGATTCGCGATCTGTTGATCAAGGACCGCCAATTGATCGGCAAGATCAAGAAAACCGCGGCAGCCTATAATATCGACCCGATCCACATCGTCGGCGCGCTGGTCGGTGAGCATACCTACAATGTCGATGCCTACGACACATTGCAAAGCTACTATGTTAAGGCCGCTTCCTATGCCGGTCACACATTCCGCTTTGCCTATGATGGCGAGGATGTCGATGATTTCGTCGCCCGCCCGGAATTTGCCGCCTGCGCCGAGTTGAAGGATTCGGCAAAGCTGTGGACTTGCCGGGAAAATGTCTGGGAAGACAAGTTCCAGGGCAAGCGGGTCGGCAACAAGAGCTTTCCCAACAATCGCTTCAGCGCGGTGTTTTTCCAGCCCTTCTATGCCGGGCAAACCTTTGGCCTTGGCCAGATCAATCCGCTGACGGCATTGATGCTGACCGATATGGTCCATCAGACATCCGGCTATCCCAAACTGGACGAGAAGGATGCGGCAGGGCTCTATAAGGCGATCATGGACCCGGATACCTCACTCGCCTATATCGCGGCGATCATCCGCAAATCCATCGATGACTATAAAACCTATGCCAATGTGGATATTTCCAACAATCCGGGCCTGACAGCGACGCTTTACAATGTCGGGAATTCCGAGGCGCGGGCGCGGGCGCTGGGACGGCGCGGCGGCCTGCCGGAAGAAAATTACTATGGCTGGCTGGTCAATGACCGGCTGAAAGAACTCGAAGGCCTGCTCTAG
- the trxA gene encoding thioredoxin, translated as MATVKVDANNFEAEVLQSVEPVVVDFWAEWCGPCKMIAPSLDEISTEMAGKVKIAKLNIDENPELAAKFGVRSIPTLAMFKGGEVADIKVGAAPKTALSSWIAGAA; from the coding sequence ATGGCTACGGTAAAAGTCGATGCAAACAATTTCGAGGCAGAAGTTCTACAGTCTGTAGAGCCTGTTGTGGTGGACTTCTGGGCCGAATGGTGTGGACCCTGCAAGATGATCGCCCCCAGCCTGGATGAAATCTCCACGGAAATGGCCGGCAAGGTCAAGATCGCCAAGCTCAACATTGACGAAAACCCAGAACTCGCCGCCAAATTCGGCGTCCGCTCCATCCCAACGCTCGCCATGTTCAAGGGCGGCGAAGTCGCCGACATCAAGGTCGGCGCCGCTCCGAAGACGGCCCTGTCCAGCTGGATCGCTGGCGCTGCTTGA
- a CDS encoding DMT family transporter, protein MKSKTTGTEIGIAPGGQGHMRIAAEVGLLLLLSLIWGSSFTLIKVAADTVPPLTMTAARVTIAALLLVLFVKMRGLSLPRTGATWAGFFVQGLLQSALPFTLISWGEQHISSGLAGVLNATPPMFVLLIAMTTGYGGQRITTRQIVGVVVGLAGVVITIGFQSFGYTAAPLAQAAVLGASLCYAVAPMWGQRFAGLPAIVTAAGAMSCAAIMMLPAAIVIEHPWTLTPTPEAIVAVLVLAVLCTAIAMVIYFRLVQTLGPLGTTSGSYLRAGFAVALGILFLGESFTWSILIGMTLIVLGVIAVTVPLRLLRARG, encoded by the coding sequence GTGAAATCAAAAACAACAGGCACTGAAATTGGAATTGCACCAGGTGGTCAAGGGCATATGCGCATTGCCGCAGAGGTCGGCTTGCTGCTGTTGCTGTCACTCATTTGGGGCAGCTCTTTCACCTTGATTAAAGTTGCCGCCGACACTGTGCCGCCTCTGACCATGACGGCGGCGCGTGTAACGATCGCGGCGCTTTTGCTGGTTCTTTTTGTGAAGATGCGCGGGCTTTCTCTCCCTCGAACGGGTGCGACATGGGCCGGATTTTTCGTTCAAGGTTTGCTTCAAAGCGCACTCCCCTTCACGCTCATCAGTTGGGGCGAACAGCATATCTCAAGCGGCCTTGCCGGGGTGCTGAATGCGACACCTCCCATGTTCGTGCTGCTGATCGCCATGACAACTGGATATGGAGGCCAACGCATCACCACCCGGCAAATCGTCGGCGTTGTGGTTGGCCTCGCTGGCGTCGTCATCACGATCGGTTTTCAGTCGTTTGGGTACACCGCTGCCCCTTTAGCCCAAGCGGCAGTCCTGGGGGCGAGTCTTTGTTACGCGGTGGCTCCGATGTGGGGGCAGCGTTTTGCCGGTCTCCCTGCAATCGTGACGGCGGCAGGTGCCATGAGCTGCGCGGCAATCATGATGCTGCCGGCGGCCATCGTCATCGAACATCCGTGGACCCTTACCCCGACGCCAGAGGCAATCGTCGCCGTGCTGGTGCTTGCCGTCCTTTGCACGGCTATCGCTATGGTCATATATTTTCGCCTGGTGCAGACCCTTGGCCCGCTTGGCACCACCAGCGGCAGCTATCTGCGCGCCGGATTCGCCGTCGCCCTCGGCATTCTCTTCCTCGGGGAAAGTTTTACATGGTCAATCCTCATCGGCATGACACTGATCGTCCTCGGGGTGATCGCTGTGACTGTTCCTTTACGCTTGCTCCGGGCAAGAGGCTGA
- a CDS encoding bifunctional transcriptional activator/DNA repair enzyme AdaA translates to MVIVSPDLQTLPPHLDRETCDSARLARDRTFDGVFFSGVRSTRIYCRPVCPVRPARSENVTFYATAAAAERAGFRPCLRCRPEAAPGSPAWMGTATTVARGMRLIEQGFLDQGSVADLADMLGVGPRHLLRLFRHHAGASPSEIAATRRVQKAKRLIDETGMPLTEVAFASGFGSVRRFNDSFQAVYKRAPSSFRRPNGRVI, encoded by the coding sequence ATGGTTATAGTTTCTCCCGACTTGCAGACGTTGCCACCGCATCTGGACCGCGAAACGTGCGATAGTGCGCGGCTTGCCCGCGATAGGACTTTTGACGGCGTGTTCTTTTCAGGTGTTCGCTCGACGCGGATTTATTGCCGCCCAGTTTGCCCTGTGCGGCCCGCTCGCTCCGAGAACGTCACGTTCTATGCGACAGCAGCAGCAGCGGAGCGGGCGGGCTTTCGGCCTTGCCTTCGTTGTAGGCCAGAGGCAGCGCCCGGCTCGCCAGCATGGATGGGAACAGCAACCACGGTCGCGCGCGGGATGCGCCTGATCGAACAAGGGTTCCTGGATCAAGGGTCGGTTGCCGATCTTGCCGACATGCTTGGTGTTGGCCCGCGCCATCTCCTGCGGCTGTTCAGGCATCATGCCGGTGCGAGCCCAAGTGAGATAGCCGCAACGAGGCGTGTGCAGAAGGCAAAGAGGTTGATCGATGAGACGGGCATGCCCCTAACTGAGGTCGCATTCGCATCCGGTTTTGGTAGCGTCCGGAGATTCAACGACTCGTTTCAGGCAGTCTATAAGCGAGCGCCATCGTCGTTTCGACGTCCGAATGGCAGGGTTATCTAG
- a CDS encoding DUF2161 domain-containing phosphodiesterase — translation METSLYLPVKSFLEKAGYTVKGEIGGCDLVGLSADDPSVVVICELKLSFNLELILQAVDRAAISDEVWIAAKISAKGRGREADKRYRDLCRRLGIGMLGVSANGDVSIIVGSVSPMPRTNPKRRSRLMREHQTRRGDTALGGSTRMPVMTAYRQNALACAAILVAGPTRVGDVRKAVPDAGKILLSNVYGWFERVERGVYGLTDAGQDALKRWPQVRAVGADA, via the coding sequence ATGGAAACATCCCTTTATCTACCTGTGAAATCGTTTCTCGAAAAAGCAGGCTATACCGTCAAAGGCGAAATCGGCGGCTGTGACCTTGTTGGCCTGAGCGCCGACGATCCATCCGTCGTGGTGATCTGCGAACTGAAACTGAGTTTCAATCTGGAACTCATCCTCCAGGCCGTAGACCGGGCAGCGATATCCGACGAGGTCTGGATTGCCGCGAAAATCTCGGCCAAGGGCAGGGGGCGGGAGGCCGACAAGCGCTACCGCGACCTCTGCCGTCGTCTCGGCATCGGCATGCTCGGCGTCTCCGCCAACGGTGACGTCAGCATCATCGTCGGCTCCGTTTCGCCCATGCCACGCACCAATCCGAAACGACGCTCACGCCTGATGCGCGAACACCAGACCCGGCGCGGCGACACAGCGCTTGGCGGCAGCACGCGAATGCCTGTGATGACCGCCTACCGCCAGAACGCCCTTGCCTGTGCCGCAATTCTTGTCGCTGGGCCGACGCGGGTTGGTGATGTGCGCAAAGCGGTTCCGGACGCGGGAAAGATTCTGCTCTCTAATGTCTATGGCTGGTTTGAGCGGGTTGAGCGCGGCGTTTATGGGTTGACGGATGCAGGGCAAGACGCGCTGAAGCGGTGGCCGCAGGTGCGAGCGGTTGGAGCTGATGCCTAG
- a CDS encoding bifunctional folylpolyglutamate synthase/dihydrofolate synthase, which produces MIENTLSQAEQVINELMQLHPKGFDMTLERMRRLLEVLGNPQDKLPPVIHVAGTNGKGSVSAFSRALLEAGGLAVHVHTSPHLVNWHERYRIGVKGGKGQIVDDGLLADALRRVAVANAGQHITVFEILTAAAFLLFSEIPADAVIMEVGMGGRLDCTNVVDRPAVSVIMPISFDHQAYLGDRVELIAAEKAGIMKRRRPVVIGHQEFAAAREALVDIAERLGCPLSVFGQDYLAFEEHGRLVYQDETGLMDLPLPKLPGRHQFANAAAAIRAVRSAGFTVTEAMAEMAMHNVEWPGRLQRLTEGALLAHAPKGAEIWVDGGHNPGAGEVIAEAMAGFEERQSRPLYLITGMLNTKDPLGYFKAFEGLAIQAFTVPIRGTDAALDPVALASSAYDAGIPAEPVSSVAEALEAIRSRVNAEEIAPRILIGGSLYVVGNVLADNGTPPR; this is translated from the coding sequence ATGATAGAGAATACGCTGAGCCAGGCTGAACAGGTCATCAACGAATTGATGCAACTGCATCCCAAGGGTTTTGACATGACCCTGGAGCGTATGCGGCGCTTGCTCGAAGTGCTCGGCAATCCGCAGGACAAGTTGCCGCCGGTCATCCATGTGGCTGGCACCAATGGCAAAGGCTCCGTCAGCGCCTTTTCCCGCGCGCTGCTGGAAGCAGGCGGCCTTGCCGTTCATGTCCATACATCCCCGCATCTGGTCAATTGGCACGAGCGCTACCGGATTGGCGTTAAAGGCGGCAAAGGGCAGATCGTTGACGATGGTTTGCTGGCCGATGCCTTGAGACGGGTGGCCGTCGCCAATGCGGGCCAGCATATCACCGTTTTCGAAATTTTGACGGCTGCCGCTTTCCTGCTGTTTTCTGAAATTCCCGCTGATGCGGTCATCATGGAAGTCGGCATGGGTGGACGGCTGGATTGCACCAATGTGGTGGATCGACCCGCTGTGTCCGTCATCATGCCGATCTCTTTTGATCATCAGGCCTATCTGGGCGACCGGGTTGAACTGATCGCAGCTGAGAAAGCCGGGATCATGAAAAGACGGCGACCGGTGGTGATCGGCCATCAGGAGTTTGCCGCTGCCCGCGAGGCGCTGGTGGATATTGCCGAGCGCTTGGGCTGCCCGCTCTCGGTGTTCGGTCAGGATTATCTGGCCTTTGAGGAACATGGACGGCTGGTCTATCAGGATGAAACCGGCCTGATGGATCTGCCCCTGCCAAAACTTCCGGGCCGCCACCAGTTCGCCAATGCCGCAGCAGCCATCCGCGCCGTACGCTCCGCTGGTTTCACCGTGACCGAAGCCATGGCTGAAATGGCCATGCATAACGTCGAATGGCCTGGCCGCCTGCAAAGGCTGACGGAGGGCGCATTGCTGGCCCATGCGCCGAAGGGCGCCGAAATCTGGGTGGATGGCGGCCATAATCCCGGTGCCGGTGAAGTGATTGCCGAGGCCATGGCTGGCTTTGAAGAACGCCAGTCCCGCCCACTCTACCTGATCACCGGTATGCTCAACACCAAGGACCCGCTCGGCTATTTCAAAGCCTTTGAAGGCTTGGCTATCCAGGCCTTCACCGTGCCAATCCGCGGCACCGACGCCGCCTTAGACCCAGTTGCGCTGGCCAGTTCCGCCTACGATGCCGGAATTCCCGCAGAGCCGGTCTCATCGGTCGCGGAAGCGCTGGAGGCGATCCGTAGCCGGGTTAATGCAGAAGAGATTGCCCCGCGAATCCTGATTGGCGGCTCGCTTTATGTTGTTGGAAATGTACTGGCGGATAACGGCACGCCGCCGAGGTAG
- the accD gene encoding acetyl-CoA carboxylase, carboxyltransferase subunit beta yields the protein MNWITNYVRPRINSMLGRRDVPDNLWIKCPETGEMVFHKDLEENKWVVPASGYHMKMPAKARLADLFDGGKYEAFAQPKVAQDPLKFRDSKKYSDRLKDSRTKTEQEDTIVAGLGTVEGLKLVAVVHEFNFMGGSLGIAAGEAIVKAFERAIAEKCPLVMFPASGGARMQEGILSLMQLPRTTVAVDMLKEAGLPYIVVLTNPTTGGVTASYAMLGDLHIAEPGAEICFAGKRVIEQTIREKLPEGFQTSEYLLEHGMVDMVVKRHDIPATLARTLKILTRQPATVVGANDDKTLSVIEASRAVSA from the coding sequence GTGAACTGGATTACCAATTACGTTCGCCCCCGCATCAATTCCATGCTGGGCCGTCGCGATGTTCCGGACAATCTCTGGATCAAGTGCCCCGAAACCGGCGAAATGGTCTTTCATAAAGATCTGGAAGAAAACAAATGGGTTGTTCCCGCTTCCGGCTATCACATGAAAATGCCTGCCAAGGCACGGCTGGCCGATTTGTTCGATGGCGGTAAGTACGAAGCTTTTGCCCAGCCGAAAGTGGCGCAGGACCCGCTGAAGTTTCGCGATTCGAAGAAATACAGCGACCGCCTGAAGGATAGCCGCACCAAGACCGAGCAGGAAGACACGATTGTCGCCGGTCTCGGAACGGTCGAAGGCTTGAAGCTGGTGGCCGTCGTGCATGAATTCAACTTCATGGGCGGTTCGCTCGGCATTGCTGCCGGTGAAGCCATCGTCAAGGCATTCGAGCGGGCCATTGCGGAAAAATGCCCGCTGGTGATGTTCCCGGCCTCTGGCGGCGCCCGCATGCAGGAAGGCATCCTGTCGCTGATGCAATTGCCGCGCACCACGGTTGCCGTCGATATGCTGAAGGAAGCAGGCCTGCCTTACATCGTTGTGCTGACCAATCCGACCACGGGCGGCGTGACGGCTTCCTATGCCATGCTGGGCGATCTGCATATTGCTGAGCCGGGTGCTGAAATCTGCTTCGCCGGTAAGCGCGTGATCGAACAGACCATCCGCGAAAAGCTGCCGGAGGGATTCCAGACCTCGGAATATCTGCTGGAGCACGGCATGGTCGATATGGTGGTCAAGCGTCACGATATTCCAGCGACCCTGGCCCGCACCCTGAAAATCCTGACGAGACAACCGGCAACGGTCGTTGGTGCCAATGATGATAAGACCTTGTCGGTCATCGAGGCCTCGCGCGCCGTTTCCGCTTGA
- the trpA gene encoding tryptophan synthase subunit alpha — protein sequence MTQRMDKRFADLKAEGRPALVTYFMGGDPDFETSLAIMKALPGAGADVIELGMPFSDPMADGPAIQMAGQRALKAGQTLVKTLDMAREFRKGDLATPIVMMGYYNPIYVYGVEKFLDDALDAGIDGLIVVDLPPEMDDELCLPARKRDINFIRLATPTTDEKRLPMVLQNTSGFVYYVSMNGITGSALPDPSKVAGAVGRIKAHTDLPICVGFGVKTAEHARLIGASADGVVVGTAIVNQVALSLTKDDKASADTVQSVVTLVRGLASGVQTARLAAAQ from the coding sequence ATGACGCAGCGTATGGACAAGCGGTTCGCCGATCTGAAGGCTGAGGGCCGTCCGGCTCTCGTTACTTATTTCATGGGCGGTGATCCGGATTTCGAAACTTCGCTCGCTATCATGAAGGCCTTGCCGGGGGCCGGCGCTGATGTGATCGAGCTTGGCATGCCGTTTTCCGACCCGATGGCCGATGGTCCTGCCATTCAAATGGCCGGTCAGCGCGCCCTGAAGGCCGGGCAGACCCTGGTAAAAACCCTGGATATGGCGCGGGAATTCCGCAAGGGCGATCTGGCAACGCCGATCGTCATGATGGGGTATTACAATCCGATTTATGTCTATGGCGTCGAAAAATTCCTGGATGATGCGCTGGACGCGGGCATTGACGGTCTGATCGTTGTCGATCTTCCGCCGGAAATGGACGATGAATTGTGCCTGCCCGCCCGCAAGCGCGACATCAATTTCATCCGCCTGGCGACACCGACCACGGATGAGAAGCGCCTGCCGATGGTGCTGCAAAATACCTCCGGATTCGTCTATTATGTGTCGATGAACGGCATTACCGGCTCGGCTTTGCCCGATCCGTCCAAGGTTGCCGGTGCTGTCGGGCGCATCAAGGCCCATACCGATCTACCGATCTGCGTTGGCTTCGGCGTGAAGACGGCGGAACATGCAAGGCTGATTGGCGCCAGCGCCGATGGTGTCGTGGTTGGCACTGCCATCGTCAATCAGGTCGCACTGAGCCTGACCAAGGATGATAAGGCGTCGGCGGATACCGTGCAATCGGTGGTAACCCTAGTGCGTGGGCTGGCAAGCGGCGTCCAGACCGCCCGGCTTGCGGCTGCGCAATAG
- the trpB gene encoding tryptophan synthase subunit beta, producing MNQNPIPNSFRSGPDEDGRFGIFGGRFVAETLMPLILDLQAEWENAKTDPSFKAELDHLNTHYTGRPSPLYFAERLTAELGGAKIYFKRDELNHTGSHKINNCLGQILLAKRMGKTRIIAETGAGQHGVASATVAARFGLPCIVYMGATDVERQAPNVFRMKLLGAEVRPVTSGHGTLKDAMNEALRDWVTNVDETYYMIGTAAGPHPYPEMVREFQSVIGKESRDQMMAAEGRLPDMLVAAVGGGSNAIGLFHPFLDDESVRMIGVEAGGKGLDGNEHCASLTAGSPGVLHGNRTYLLQDSDGQIKDGHSISAGLDYPGIGPEHSWLKDMGRVEYVPIMDTEALEAFQLLTRTEGIIPALEPSHALAEVMKRAPKMGKDEIILMNLCGRGDKDIFTVGKILGMGL from the coding sequence GTGAACCAGAACCCAATCCCGAATTCCTTCCGGTCCGGGCCGGATGAAGATGGCCGTTTCGGCATTTTCGGCGGCCGCTTCGTGGCCGAAACCTTGATGCCGCTGATCCTGGATCTGCAGGCGGAATGGGAAAATGCCAAGACCGACCCCAGCTTCAAGGCTGAACTCGATCACCTCAACACCCATTATACCGGGCGTCCGAGCCCGCTCTATTTTGCCGAGCGGCTGACGGCGGAGCTTGGTGGCGCCAAGATCTATTTCAAGCGCGACGAGTTGAACCATACCGGTTCGCACAAGATCAACAATTGTCTCGGCCAGATCCTGCTGGCCAAGCGCATGGGCAAGACCCGGATCATCGCCGAGACCGGTGCCGGTCAGCACGGCGTGGCCTCGGCCACCGTGGCGGCCCGCTTCGGCCTGCCCTGCATCGTCTATATGGGCGCCACCGATGTGGAGCGCCAGGCGCCGAACGTCTTCCGTATGAAGCTGCTCGGCGCGGAAGTCCGTCCGGTGACTTCAGGTCATGGCACCTTGAAGGATGCGATGAACGAGGCTCTGCGCGACTGGGTCACCAATGTCGATGAGACCTATTACATGATCGGCACGGCTGCCGGTCCGCATCCCTATCCGGAAATGGTCCGCGAATTTCAGTCGGTGATCGGCAAGGAATCCCGCGATCAGATGATGGCTGCTGAAGGCCGGCTGCCGGATATGCTGGTGGCAGCGGTCGGTGGTGGCTCCAATGCCATCGGCCTGTTCCATCCGTTCCTTGATGATGAGAGCGTACGGATGATCGGCGTCGAGGCTGGCGGCAAGGGGCTGGATGGCAATGAGCATTGCGCCTCGCTAACTGCTGGTTCTCCCGGCGTTCTGCATGGCAACCGCACCTATCTGCTGCAAGACAGCGACGGGCAGATCAAGGATGGACATTCGATTTCTGCCGGGCTTGATTACCCGGGTATCGGTCCGGAACATTCCTGGTTGAAGGATATGGGCCGTGTCGAATATGTGCCGATCATGGATACCGAAGCGCTGGAGGCCTTCCAGCTTTTGACCCGCACCGAAGGCATTATTCCCGCTCTTGAACCCAGCCACGCCCTGGCCGAGGTGATGAAGCGGGCGCCCAAAATGGGCAAGGACGAGATCATCCTGATGAACCTCTGCGGACGCGGCGACAAGGACATCTTCACGGTCGGCAAGATTTTGGGAATGGGGCTCTGA
- a CDS encoding phosphoribosylanthranilate isomerase, whose translation MKPDVKICGLKTEEAVEKAVSLGATHVGFIFFEKSPRHIEPDIAGRIAEKARGRAKIVAVTVDADTDDLDDIVYLLKPDILQLHGHESPQQVLTIKALYGLPVMKVFSIREPADLLQIDAYIGIADRFLLDAKAPEGSDLPGGNGVTFDWRLLRDLDAEVDYMLSGGLNKDNVGQALAETGARGLDVSSGVESAPGVKDLERMDQFFAAVRLATATAPVSGSVQ comes from the coding sequence ATGAAACCTGATGTCAAAATTTGCGGATTGAAGACCGAGGAAGCCGTTGAAAAAGCCGTGTCCCTTGGCGCCACCCATGTCGGCTTCATCTTCTTTGAGAAAAGCCCAAGACATATCGAACCCGATATCGCCGGACGCATTGCCGAAAAGGCGCGGGGCAGGGCGAAGATCGTTGCCGTCACCGTCGATGCGGATACCGATGACCTTGATGATATTGTGTATCTGCTGAAGCCGGATATCCTGCAATTGCATGGCCATGAAAGCCCGCAACAGGTGCTGACCATCAAGGCGCTCTACGGTCTTCCTGTCATGAAGGTATTTTCCATCCGCGAACCCGCTGATCTTTTGCAGATCGATGCCTATATAGGGATAGCAGACCGTTTTCTGCTCGATGCCAAGGCGCCAGAAGGGTCCGATCTGCCCGGCGGCAATGGCGTCACCTTCGATTGGCGTCTGCTGCGCGATCTTGACGCAGAGGTCGATTACATGCTTTCGGGTGGGCTCAACAAGGACAATGTCGGGCAAGCCCTTGCCGAGACGGGAGCGCGAGGCCTGGATGTGTCTTCCGGCGTCGAAAGCGCGCCAGGCGTCAAGGATCTCGAACGGATGGATCAGTTCTTCGCCGCCGTCAGGCTGGCAACGGCCACAGCGCCGGTTTCAGGGAGTGTACAGTGA
- a CDS encoding M48 family metallopeptidase, with product MFPLFLRSPTRAVKKPKVPESRELIVAGRSVPLAIRENLRATRITLRIEPGGRGLKMTIPKGVRQGDVNDFIERHRGWLESKLARFSDDTKVRAGGMILLRGIAHRIEHTGQLRGVTQVQMENGEPVIRISGLPEHAGRRLSAFLKKEARLDLERLVAIHTGRLGKPAKSLALKDTRSRWGSCSWDGSLSFSWRIVMAPPSVIDYLAAHEVAHLKEMNHGPQFWALCKCLCPGMDEAKSWLKRHGSELHALDFD from the coding sequence ATGTTTCCCTTGTTTTTGCGAAGCCCGACCAGAGCGGTGAAAAAGCCGAAAGTGCCGGAAAGCCGCGAGCTGATCGTGGCCGGGCGATCTGTGCCGCTTGCCATTCGCGAAAACCTGCGCGCCACCCGCATTACCCTGCGGATCGAGCCCGGTGGCCGGGGCCTGAAAATGACCATTCCCAAAGGGGTACGCCAAGGCGACGTCAACGATTTTATCGAGCGGCATCGCGGCTGGCTGGAAAGCAAGCTGGCCCGCTTTTCCGATGATACGAAAGTCAGGGCAGGGGGCATGATTTTGCTGCGCGGCATTGCGCATCGTATCGAGCATACCGGTCAATTGCGCGGCGTGACCCAGGTGCAGATGGAAAATGGTGAACCGGTGATCCGCATCAGTGGTCTGCCGGAACATGCCGGTCGGCGGTTGTCGGCCTTTTTGAAAAAGGAAGCACGGCTCGATCTGGAGAGGCTGGTCGCCATCCATACCGGACGGCTGGGCAAGCCGGCAAAAAGCCTGGCGCTGAAGGACACCCGCAGCCGTTGGGGCTCCTGCTCCTGGGATGGCAGTTTAAGCTTTTCCTGGCGCATCGTCATGGCGCCACCCTCGGTGATCGATTACCTTGCCGCCCATGAGGTGGCGCATTTGAAGGAAATGAACCACGGCCCGCAATTCTGGGCGCTGTGCAAATGTCTCTGCCCCGGCATGGACGAGGCCAAGAGCTGGTTGAAGCGGCATGGATCGGAATTGCATGCCCTCGATTTTGACTGA